DNA sequence from the Candidatus Fluviicola riflensis genome:
AGCAAGGTGCTGTGTTCCACCCGCGGGATGTTGCTCCAAATAGTCGTGAAACATACTTTGCCCCGAAAGCGGCTGCACCAGTTCGATAAAAGCAGCGCCATTATATGTTTGGGTTGTCAGCCATTCAGCGGGTACAACCTCACCGCGATACGTCATGTCCAAGTCCTGCGCGCGGATGAGTTCCGGTTCCGGGAAGCTAATTCCCAACGCATTCGAAAGAAATTCAACCGCCGCGTGAATATCCGGCACTACCCAGCCGATCTGTGCCAGTTCAAGTTCTTTGATGGTGTTGTTGATACTGTTCATCTTTGAGTGCGTTTTAACTGCGAAGAATTTTCTCCATCTTCCTCCCTTTGGCCAATTCGTCGACCAATTTATCCATATAACGTGCTTGTTTGGTGAGCGGTGTTTGGATTTCTTCAATCCGGTAACCACAAATCATTCCCGTGATCATTCCCACATTCGGATGTAAGGTCGCTTGTTCAAAAAACTCTTTAAACGTGACTTTCGCATCAATCAGCTGTTGCAGTTTTGCGGCATCAAATCCGGTAAGCCATTCGATCACCTGGTGCAATTCTGCTTTCGTTCTGCCTTTACGTTCAACCTTTGTGACATAATGCGGATAAACGGAAGCAAAGGTCATTTTCGCGATACGCTCGTCGTGTGTGGGTGATGTACTCATATCGTAAGTCTAAAATAGTAAGTGAAACTTCAATCCTAACAGCTTCAAATTTAAGGATTACAGCTTATATAGTTTGGATTGAAAATTCAAATAGATCCGGATTGCCTAAAAAAGCTTAAAGCTGTTTTTTAAACCTGAAAAGTGTCGTACTTTTTTCGGATTAAACGCTGAATTATGATCGTACGTTATTTGATAGATGAATTTGAGAACGAAGTAAAGAGCACCAGGAAACTGCTTCAGGCCGTTCCGGAAAAAGATTTGCATTACAAACCTTCTACCGTTTCATGGACAATGGGTGAACTCGCGCAGCATATTGCTACCATTTATTACTGGTATGTGGGAACGCTCACCAAAGATGTTTATGACATGGCGACTGATCACTTGGAGCGCGGATCTCCGGATGACATAAAAGCGACGCTTGATCTTTTCGAGAAAAACGTTGAAAAGGCCCGGGCCGCTCTGCACACCGTAACAGAAGAAAGTTTAGAGGTTCAATGGACGATGAAGGTGGGCGATCAAACAGTCCTCGGTCCGATGCCAAGATATGCCGTAGCTCGTGGTTTTATCTTTAATCATATTTACCATCATCGCGGCGAAATGATCGTTTACCTGCGTGCTACCGGAAATAAAGTTCCCGGACTTTACGGGCCAACGTATGAAGAAGATCCCCGGAAATCATAAGGCTGGCATGCGTTAATTCGGAAAATCGTTCGGGTTGAATTAAACTTCTTTTGTTCTCACCCAACCATTCACACACTTTTTCTATCTTTCTGGTTAGAACGTGGTGCGACTCTTGTTGACGCCAGTTCAGTAAGCTAATTGTTAAACAATAATATCATCGAATATGAAGGCTACATCCCTTTTCCGCACAACAATTCTCTCGGGCGCGTTAGCGATAACCACACTTGTTCCGGCAACCGATTCGGAAGAAACACAAGGTACACTTTCGTTCAATCAGGGGACGGGTACCGAAATTTTACTGGCACAGACCAGGGTACCCGGCGAACGCCGCCGAGTGCGAAGACGTACACGTCGCAGAGTGAACCGTCGACATGAACGAAGAGAAAACAAGATGATCAATTACAGTTCGGCAGAATTGACAAATTTGTATTTCTGGTCACCTGCGATTGCGTAGTTCAGCAAACTCCGAAACGTAAGTAAATGAATAGTGAAAGTCCAGGAAATCTAAAGGCAGATTTCCTGGACTTTCTTCATTATCGATCAAAAATCCAGCTATTTTTATAGCTTTGGTCATGCTTTAGTATAAACCTTTCAAACACTATCATGAATAACATTCAACTCAATTTTGTCAATAATTCAAACGATCACAACAATTATTCGGTGGTTATTTTTCAAAAGAACCTTGCTCAGGGGCAGCAAGAAAAAGCTGTTGCCTGGAAAGTGATCTCAAATTGCGGATCCGGAGACCATCACCCGTTTACCTTTCCGGTTCAGTTAAGAATCAATACTTCCGATTCGTATGGAAATTATACCCCTTCGCTTCCGGCAATACCCGGCGATGCTTTTAATGTGGTACAAATTACATCTGGTGACACACTCAAACGATCCACCGAACCCGCAAAAGTTGCTCAGGAAATCGAAGTAACCAACAGCCTGGAAAAAGGGTCGATCAATGTTAACTGTTACCGTGACGGTAATTTACTCAGTACCTGTCAGAATATTGTTCCTTCCGAAATGGGAGCTTTTCAATTCAAGCCAGCCATTTTTATCGGTGCTATTCCTGAAATGGTCCAAGGCGAAATCATGAACGCAGCTGTGGTTTCGGAAATCAATACCGAAATAAACCTGACAGGTATCGCGAGTGCTGATATTGTAATGACAGGTGGCGGAAGCGGACCAGAATCAACTCCTTTTTCTTTTACCCTTGAAAATGTGATAATGGCCTAAGCACAAAATCTTCAGTATTGCTATTTCAGGACGGGACATCTGTTCAACCCGATAGATGTCCCATATAACCTATAGATACTCGAAGAGCGAATTAGACTTATATCTGCGAAGTTTTAGAACGAAGCAGGCTTTTTGTGAAATGACAAAGAAATTGTCTGCTAAGTACTAGTAACTAACCACTGATTGCATAGTAATACAAACCCAGAACAATCAATGTCCCATCCCAAATAAACTCAAGCAAAGGCAGGCGTTGAGGAGTTTGTTTCCACCACAAACCGATCAGCGCGAACAGGACAACAACAGCCAATAGGTAATGAAAAGGATGAAGCAGTAAAACAATGTAAATCAGCAAAATAATAAGTAAAGTACCAATGATTCGGGCTCCGCGTATGCCAACAAGTTGCGGAAGCGTTTTCATGGAGGCCGAATCGTAACTCAAATCTCGTATATCAAACGGAATGATCTGCACAAATGTAAATAATCCGATAATGGCCAGATCTGCATAATGGATTTCGTAATCGTATTGCCACAACGGAAAGTAAAGCAGCAATACCCAAACAATTGTAATCCAAAGGCCTTTTAGCCCACTGATATCACGAAATGATTTCCCTAAAAATGGAACAGGTAACGCATAACCGGCTACAATAACTCCGGCTGTTGCCAAAACCCAAAGTGAAGAAAACTGAATTGGAAACCGGAAAAACAAGATAGTTGCTGCGATGGCAAAAATTGCAGAGCAAACGATAATGAACGTACGATGCAGGCGTAACCACCTTCCCCTGTCAGTAGAAATCTGCGCCGTTTCAAAAGATTTGTGGCGGACCAACCGGTGAAAATTGTACGTGACAAATGTGCCGGAAAACGCAAAAAATCCCCAATAAAACGAAGAATCAATGCCATGATAATGCGTTAAACCCGTTACCAGCATTCCCACACTCAGCGCAACCCAACAATTGGAAAAAAGCAGGAAGCGGATCGTATGGTCAATTACTTGTTTCACCGGCTTTTCAACACTTTTTCTACTGTAATTTGTTCGGTGCAGTCGCACGGTTTCTTGGCCTTGCAGGTCGGGCAATCCGGATCAAAAACCAGCGCAATTGCCCGTTCACCCAATGCACGCCACCTTCCCGGATGAATCGGAATGCGGGGTGAAAACAATCCGACAGCTCGTTTACCCAGAAATCCGGCAATGTGTAAAGGCCCGGTGCTGCACGCAACCAAAAGGTCAATCCGACTTAGCAAAACCAGCAATTGTTCTATCGTTAATTTGCCCGTTGTATCGACGATCATCGGATTGCCGGGCAATGCT
Encoded proteins:
- a CDS encoding damage-inducible protein DinB, translating into MIVRYLIDEFENEVKSTRKLLQAVPEKDLHYKPSTVSWTMGELAQHIATIYYWYVGTLTKDVYDMATDHLERGSPDDIKATLDLFEKNVEKARAALHTVTEESLEVQWTMKVGDQTVLGPMPRYAVARGFIFNHIYHHRGEMIVYLRATGNKVPGLYGPTYEEDPRKS